CTAATTGCAGTTTAAATTTGATATAGATTCAGTGTGTTTGCCGCCGGCTTCTATAGTTACGCTAGCCCCTAAGTGAGCGAGATACGATATCCATGCTTTATTACTGTATAAGTATCCCAACCTGGCAACCTGCAACTTGTAACAAAGTCATTGTTGACCGAGAAGGAAGACTTGGTGTGGCTGCTACAATTACTTGAAATGCATTTGGATAATATCATTTTTGATTGGGTATTCATGCAGGGTTTTTTTAGGGGAATATATCATGCAAGTGTGCGAGATTGTTTTTGTCCCTTTTTAATTTTCCTTTTCCTACATCTGCTGCAGCCTGCAAGACCACGACAATCGGGAAATGCTGCATCATGCAGGCCCATATCGGTACCGCATCACTCGGGAGAAATGAGCATCATCATAAAACCATGGCAGGTCAGTTGGGCCTTCCTTCCGGAATGTTTGCTCCGAAAGGGCTTCAATGACAGGTGGGTGATCAGGGTGATGCAAATGGTATCCTCGGACCGGACCACGATGAACATTAATGGTGAGGTAGGCCCATTCTTCCCCACATTCTGTGGGGTCCGTCAGGGTGATCCCTTCTCGCTTTTCCTGTTCAACATGGTTGTCGATGCCCTAGCGGCCATCCTTGATAAAGCCAAGGCAGCTGGTCATATTAAGGGCATAGTCCCGCATCTTGCTGGGGAAACGGGATCTCCCTCCTTcagtatgcggatgacaccattattatggtggaaggctcggcgagTGATATCACGACCCTGAAGTTCCTCCTGTTATGCTTCTGGCAGATGTCTGGCCTTAGGATCAACTTTGACAAGAGTGCGGTGATGGTCTTGGGCTACATAGCGGATCGGCTTAATTGCCAGCTCGGGTGCTTCGCCACGACATACCTGGGGATACCCATTAGTGACTCCAGGCTCACGGTGGCCGAGCTACGCCCCACGGTGGGGAAGCTTCAGCACCGCATTGAGCCCTGGCAGGGTCGGTGGCTATCGAAAGCAGCCCGGACGGTGCTCATTAACTCGTCCCTCTCCAGCCTACTCTTAttcatcatgagcttctacagccttccGGAGATTCTTCATCACGAGATTGCCACTGTTCAGGGGCGTTTCTTCTGGGCTGGCGAGGGCGATAAGCAGAAATACCACATGGTTCGATGGTCTGAGATCTGCAAACCTCGCGACCAGGGCGGGCTCGGGATCATGTCCTCCAAACGCATGAACATAGCCCTCCTGACCCGGTGGCTCTGGCGGATCACCAACGGTGAGGGTGGCCTGTGGCTGCGCCTCATTCAGCAGAAATACCTCCGTAGCCAGCCTCTCGCCTTCTGCCAGCGGTCTGGGGGCTCCCAGTTCTAGCAATCCATCATCCAGCTCCTCCCAGTCTTGCGGATTGGGACCTCCATCGCGGTTGGGTCTGGCACCGCCGCGCTGTTCTGGTTCGATAGATGGACTGGAGACATGCCCCTCGCGGCTCGCTTCCCTGACCTGTGCTCCATCGCGGTTGCCCCGCAGATTTCTGTCGCGACAgtccttattgacttagggcaacTCGCGTTCCGAAGACCTTTTGGCCCGGATGAGAACGCGGACTGGCAGGAACTGCTTGACTGCATTGCATTGCACGAGCCTGATCTCGCGATTGGAGATGAACGCTCCAGATGGCGTCTAGAGCCTTCTGGGCAATTCTCCACTAGATCCCTATACCAGGCAATGGCCCCTTCGCTTGGCCATGAGGCGCTCATCGCCATCTGGGAGATCTGCCTCCCTCTGAAAATTAGGATCTTCTTGTGGCAATGGATTCGAGGTCGCCTCCCGTCCGACGTGGAGGTCCTGAAACGCAATGGTCCCGGTGATGGACGTTGCCCGCTTTGCGGGCCTGAAGATTCACATGCGTGTCCGCGCAGTTCCTCTGGAGTTGTTTCCGCGAAATAGTGGATGGAAGCTAGGACCACAACAACTTCCCCGCTCTCTTCTCTAAACTCCAGGCGATCCCACCCTCGATTCGCCACATTAGGTGCCTGGCCATTGGGGTGCTTGCCTGGACGCTGTGGACCGTTAGgaataagcttgtgattcagcgTATTCCCCTTCGTCGTGCTACTGACGCTTTGTTCAAATGGTCtagttacttgcagctttggcggccgcttagccgtcccAGGGAGAGAGACGCCATCACCTCCACCATCACCCAGCTTCGTGCGATGGCTCTCCGGATGGCTCCACCGCttccccaccaccaccggagccggATTAGATCGTCGTCAcctcgtcgccaccgccgccgtcttTGATGTGTTGTCTTGTCATGCTCCTTgttgggcttgttgtgctgtgcCCACAGCTGAACTTGGGTCTGTGTgtttatttgtgtgtgtgtgtgtgtgtgttggaccGTGCTTGCGGTGGCGCTGTGTGTGTGGATTGTTCGGGTGATACCTTGGTACCTTGTGCTTGAtgattgctttatttataaagcggggcgaaagccttttttttataaaaaacaacaacataaaaacAGCTGATACAGAAcgtttctctctcaaaaaaaactGATAGTGAAGGAACCATTGGGGTACAGTTTACAGAACAAAACACAGATAAACCTACGCAATCATCTACATTCTTCTTGCTGGTtgctactccctctgatccatattattTGTCGCTGCTTTAGCTTCAGGAGTACTAAGTAATTTTACGAGCTCATCTCTTGAGGAACCTCTTGAACCAGCCAGCAGAGCGCTTGGGGTACCGCTTCCGCCCATCATCATAGTCCACGAAGTGTAACCCGAAGCGCACCGTGTACCCAGTTGCCCACTCGAAGTTGTCCAGCAGCGACCATGCGAAGTACCCCTTCACGTTTGCCCCGTCCCTGACAAACGCAAGCAATTAATCCACTGTCAGATAAGTATAAGATTTGAAGGTTGTTGACAGAGTTGGAGTTGTCCGACCTGATCGCACTCAACAAGGCAACAAGGTGCATGTGGTGGTACTCTATCCTCGCATCGTCCTTCAGTGCTTCCGCGAGTGGTAGGCTCGTGTTGGTGGTGGTTTCACCGAGGCCTAGATCGCAGAGGCAAATAGTTCTGTAAGTTTAAGTTTCAGTATGTTTATTTCTATGAGAGGGAATATGCTCACCATTTTCGGTGATGTAGATGGTAGGATTGCCATACTTCTCCTTGACATAAAGCAACAGATCACGTAACCCTTGAGGGTAGACGTAGAGCCAAGGTAAACCAGTCTATATGCATGATATTTACGGAACCGAATGAGCATACATGAAAAATGTGGAAACAATTATGGAAGATTTGTTTCTATGTATGGAAGAGGCAAATTACCTCAGGACCTATGGGGGCACCATTTCGAAAACCTAACATAATTCGAAAAGTTAGTACATATAGTAGAGATGGTAAGCTGCAAATATTTGTACTTTGAAAtcgcaaaaaaaaatacacttaatATTTGATCCTAAAGGAAAATGACTGATCCAAGACTCAggagaatatcatacggaaaccaatattcaatgaaaacttcgtgaaaccatattttatagtttcGAAAAAAATCTGAAAGTAATACGGGATGTTACGAGGGTGATGTTTTATCGCCACAccaaatttcaagttgaaacacattacgggatgtgagctatgaaaaagacaaaatcagcgttGAATCATCaacgctgattttgtctttttcatagctcacatcccgtaatgtgtttcaacttgaaatttggtgtggcaataaaacatcatcctcttaacctcccgtatttttttcagatttttttcaaACTTCAAAACATCTCTTCCTCATGGTTttcaccgaatgttggtttccgtatgatattttACCCCAAGACTCACCGGTAAGATTAGCTCGGGCATCTGTATTGTAGCTCTTGAGGCCATTTGATGGTGGAAGGTTATCAGCATAGTTTGCAGTGTAGTAGTTGATACCAATGAAGTCGAATGCACCCTTGACCAATTTAGATTGTTGTTTGGTGAACCGCGGCAAGCGATCTCTGACCATTCTTCTCATGCTCAGTGGGTAGTCTCCTCTGGTTAGGGGGTCCATAAACCTGCAGGGCACTCCTGGCCAGTAAGATCATTTCCATCTAGACCATGACAATCAGAAAACGTGTGAATCACAGAGAACTTACCATCCAAACATGAAGTCTATAGCACGCTTTGCTGCATCACTGTCAGAGTCTGAATGGGAGAAGGGAACAAACCAGGCTGAGACTAAAGTTATCCCAATCTTCCCCTTTTGAACGACCTGCATTTGAATCAGTCATCAGATCGTTCATGCACAAATAATACTGAAGGGCTTTCGTTAATCACCTTATATTTCTTTCTGTATAATTTGACGGCCGCCGCATGGGCGAGTAGCTGATGGTGGGATACTGTGTAAGGCTCACTTGCTGAATCTCCAGCGCTGCATTTCCCCATCTCCCAGGGCGAGCACCTACCTGGCGCAAGCACGCCCATTGCATAGCCCGCAACGCTCACGGCCCAGGGCTCATTGAATGTGATCCAGTGCTTCACTCGGTCCCCGAACTCCCTGAAGCAGACTTCAGCGTAATCCTTATAGTCGTTTCTGCACCAGTGGCGGTACAATTAAATTATCTTTGCATACTATTGTGCGGTCGTACAAACAACATTAgagagaggaaaaaaaagagaataaacaGTATCGCTAGTTCGATGGCTCTGTTTTAATATGGCTAGTTCGACGGCTCTGTTGTAATATCATGGGTACAGGAAATAGCATTGATTTCAAGTTAGCTTTTACATTGATTTCACGATGCTTTTTTAGCACTTACATGATATTAGGGTTAAGAAACCCTCCGTATTTATCTTCTAATGCCTGAGGTGAATCCCAGTGAAAAAGGGTCACAAATGGTTGCACCCCTGCAAAAGTATAACCATTTCTGATCTTAAGAATCATCCGGTGAAATAGAGAACAAATAGTATGATGTTGTCTACAGCATTCAGGTTGACACCATTGGGTAATAAATCTTAAATAAATAATCAAGGCTAGATACATCTACCTCTGGATAATAGCTCATTAATCAAGTTGTTGTAGTACTCGACGCCTTCTCTGTTCACTCCACCTCTCAGAGTCCCATCTGGCATGCATTCATAAGGTCGATGTGAACATTTTCGAAACTTATATTTGAATGATATGCAGGATAAAAGAAGGGACAGAACATATGAGGACTGAAACATATATTTGGTCGTACCTGGAAGAATCCTTGTCCATGATATGGAGAACCTGTATGCATCCATTCCCATATCTTTCATGAGGCGCACATCTTCCTGCGGTATTTGCGAAGCTGATATCAATACTACGGAactgttttttcctttctgaattGGAATTAAAATTCATAACCTTTTCACAAGTGCTATCTTGATCTACATATTTGAGCATATAATTTATGAAATGCTGAAAATCCAGGATAGCTAAACTAAAATATCAGTAACTATGTCCTTACCTTGTAAAGATGGTATGAATCCACTGCAACATCCCCGTTGCTTCCGTCGACAATTTTGGCTGCAAAAATCATTCTGAATTTTATTGAAAAAGTCTCTTCTGCTCATTGATATTCTTGTTGTTGAAAGGTATATCGTGATTTAACTTCAGATTTGCATGCACTACCTCACCAATAATCACCCCCATTGACCCGATGGACAGAAATGCGTTTGCCGCAAAAAAAAGATCGATAAAAATGCTTAGTTGCCTTTGAAACTTACAATTATTGACATAAAAAGTGTGCTTATATATTCAGACTCGTTAGGCGACTTGGTTggcgaaccctagccgccactcTCCGAGCtccttccttcgtcttgctccctcACTGCCGCCGGTCAAAGCCCACTCGGTAGATGGTGACGGCGGGGTCTTCCTCCTCGTGCCCGGCCGCCTTGGGTAGGCCGATGCGGCCATGGCAGCGGTCCGAGTTGGTGGCGACGCAGTGAACTCGTCGTCGAAAGCGTGAGTGGTAggggtacggggggggggggggggggggggggggggtggcggcgcTGCCGTGGAAGGTGCTCCGAGCCGCCTCGAGGCTTCGGCTCGAGCCCGTTGTGGCCGCATGTACACCAACGGATCTGGCACCGCGGGTGGTCCTCGCGTTTGTTGGTCGCTTGACCTGGCGGGACCTACTTCCCTGACGGCTGGATTTTGTCCGAGCtccgcggcggccggcgtgggTTGTTCGATCTGGCCGGCGGTCAGTTCTCTGTCTGGATTCCATCATTAGGCCTGTTTTGTTTACTTCTTTTCTTGAGGGGTTTTTGTTTGGAAGAAAGTatatttccccccccccccccctgaaatcTCTCCTGATGGACCAAATCCCCCCTGAACTCCGAAACCGGATAAATAAccccctgaactttgcaaaaccAGATAAATGTCACCCCAGAGTGGTTTTAAAAAGAATTGAAGGTGGTTTTCGTACTAAGGATGCTGACTAGGCTGTTAATGATGTTGACTCGGCAGCGGCAAGGAACGGTTTTGGTGAAATTTCTTCATTTTCAGCAACGTCTTTTTGTCTCCATTCGCCGGCCGCCGGCGTCAAATTCGTCACCACTGCAGCTTCCCCGGCCGCCCCGACTTCGCCTACGAGCTCCGGGTGAACGCGCGCACCTTTGCCCTGCTTTCTCGTCTGATTCCGTCACATGTAGCGTCGCCTCGCTCGAGCTCGAACTCggccgccatggccatggccgaGATCGGCCGTCCATGCGCGCGCCGAGCCTGCAAGCGCCCTCGGCCACGGCCCCGCAACCTCTCTCACACGCTGGTCCTTCCATGGCCGGCCGCGCCTGGCAGCAAACACAGGTCTGGGCCTCTTCCTTTTGCAACCGTCCGTCACGCAGAAGCTCGTTGTTCTCGCCCCGCCTCCCCATCGCCTTTTCCATAGGATTTGGAAGAGCAGCCTCGACGCAGCAGCACGCGGGCGGACGTGCGAGAGCACCTCCGAGAGTCTCTCATCCCGGCGGCCATTACTGCTCCTTTTAGCTCCCTACCATTATTGAAGCACACAAACACTGAGATGCACATGCGCGCGGGGGAAACAAACCGTAGCTCACTGATTAGGAATGCAAGGAGGTGGCAACGCTGCTGGTCTGCTCATTGCATTGAAGGAGATGGTTCCGTCCATCGCACGACCACGCCCAGGCACTTGACCCGCACATGCGAGGCAGCACGCCCACCCCGGAAGGTAGCGCTCGCCGGAGCACGGCCGGCGCGGCGCCGGGGTCGGCCACAGGAGGGCATGCGCGTGAGCGAGACTGCGGGGCTGCGGCAGAGGGCGGTTAGGGGTGGGCGCGCGGGGCGGCTGGGCTGGCGCGTGCACGGCCGAGGTCGGCCATGGCCATGGTCGCTGAGCTCATGCTCGAGCGGGCGATGCTACCTTTGCCAACTCAGCGTGCCAAGTCAGAATGATTACAAGTAAAACCACCTTCAATCCGCTCCAAATCCACCCCGGGCGACATTTATTTGGTTTCGTagagttcgggggggggggggataatccGGTTTTAGAGTTTAAGGGGATATTGATCCATTAGGGAAGATTTGAGGAGGAAAACTATACTTTCTTCTTTTGTTTGGGTGTTCGACCAAGGAGACCTGGACCCAAACCTGGGCATATTGCCGGCCTGGCCGGCACGACCTGGCTAGGCCTGTACCGTGCCGGCCCGAGGGCCTGACTTTGaggaaaaaaatccaaaaaaatgaaAAAGTTCATGAGTTTTGAAAAACATTCACAAAGTTTGAAGAAAATTTTATGAACTCGAAAAAGGTTCACACAAAATTGAAACAAACGTGAATTTTAGCAGAGTTTAATTTTTTTCTGCATTTGAGAAATGCTCACAGAAAAGTTCTTGATTTTGAGAAATCAATTGAAAAAATCTATGAATTTAGAAGTTCTCAAAATTTTAAAaagattcatgaatttgaaaatagtttgtgattttaaaaattgtaatattttttattaaaaaataaaaaataaaaaataaataggaaagaaaaaaagaacaaaaaacctGGTGAAAAAGACCCACCGAATACCCAACTTGGTAAATCGGTGGGAACCTTCCTTTCTAGAAGGTTCACAAAATCGGAGGGGGGAATGGGCCCGCAACCCACTTTAGACTAGTGAACCAGGGTATGTGTGTGTGTAATTTTACACTTTATTTGGCGCTTAAGGATTCGGGAAATGGCACGGCCCAACACTACATGGTTGTGGGCCAGCCCATGGTAAAAAATGCTAAAATATAACCCCCCCCCTTCCAAATGGCAAAACAACCTTAAAAGGCCAAAACAACCCAAAAAGGTAAGAAAGCACGTCCCTAAAAGGCCCCGCAATTAAAAGGTTCATGTCATGCCTGACCTTAAGGCTTAACCTTGAGGACCGGCCTTGTTCTGTGGCAGGCCGAAGGCCGGCCCAACCTATTTTATTGCGTGCCCGGGGGCCTACCTGCGCGGCATGGCCCATATGTGCAGGTTTGCCTGGACGCCACCAATTACTCTTATAAGACAAAAGTGAGAAAAAATGTGGCAAATGGTCACAATTTCGCTTCAACAAGGAGTGTAGGGGCGATGGACCTAGATGATAAGGGCCACATCTTGGAACGTGGTCATTGCTCTAATGATGGTCGATGGTCATGACATTATGGGTGGCTTGGTGTGCGTCATTAATTTAGCGCATACCCCCTCTGTCTAAATGATATATTCAGATTGCATCCCAAACTAGAATATGCAGCTGTCTTTGTTTCCAGCACACGATTTTGATCATTATTTTTGTGTAAATGTGTGAGCAAAAGATTATAGAATTataatatttaaaaaaatatacTAAATCTAATGACACTATTTTTACTTTACTATTCTAAATAATTTTATATATTAGGAGTCAATTTTAGAGTCCTTTTTTAAAACACAATACA
This region of Triticum aestivum cultivar Chinese Spring chromosome 2D, IWGSC CS RefSeq v2.1, whole genome shotgun sequence genomic DNA includes:
- the LOC123049502 gene encoding beta-glucosidase 12 isoform X2; this translates as MKDMGMDAYRFSISWTRILPDGTLRGGVNREGVEYYNNLINELLSRGVQPFVTLFHWDSPQALEDKYGGFLNPNIINDYKDYAEVCFREFGDRVKHWITFNEPWAVSVAGYAMGVLAPGRCSPWEMGKCSAGDSASEPYTVSHHQLLAHAAAVKLYRKKYKVVQKGKIGITLVSAWFVPFSHSDSDSDAAKRAIDFMFGWFMDPLTRGDYPLSMRRMVRDRLPRFTKQQSKLVKGAFDFIGINYYTANYADNLPPSNGLKSYNTDARANLTGFRNGAPIGPETGLPWLYVYPQGLRDLLLYVKEKYGNPTIYITENGLGETTTNTSLPLAEALKDDARIEYHHMHLVALLSAIRDGANVKGYFAWSLLDNFEWATGYTVRFGLHFVDYDDGRKRYPKRSAGWFKRFLKR
- the LOC123049502 gene encoding beta-glucosidase 12 isoform X1, whose translation is MIFAAKIVDGSNGDVAVDSYHLYKEDVRLMKDMGMDAYRFSISWTRILPDGTLRGGVNREGVEYYNNLINELLSRGVQPFVTLFHWDSPQALEDKYGGFLNPNIINDYKDYAEVCFREFGDRVKHWITFNEPWAVSVAGYAMGVLAPGRCSPWEMGKCSAGDSASEPYTVSHHQLLAHAAAVKLYRKKYKVVQKGKIGITLVSAWFVPFSHSDSDSDAAKRAIDFMFGWFMDPLTRGDYPLSMRRMVRDRLPRFTKQQSKLVKGAFDFIGINYYTANYADNLPPSNGLKSYNTDARANLTGFRNGAPIGPETGLPWLYVYPQGLRDLLLYVKEKYGNPTIYITENGLGETTTNTSLPLAEALKDDARIEYHHMHLVALLSAIRDGANVKGYFAWSLLDNFEWATGYTVRFGLHFVDYDDGRKRYPKRSAGWFKRFLKR